The Brassica napus cultivar Da-Ae chromosome C1, Da-Ae, whole genome shotgun sequence DNA segment ctctctgaagaagaagaaggaagccTCTCTTTTGTCCCTATGAACAAGTGAAAACAAAGAGGAAGCGCTCACAAACATTCAAACATTCAAACATCCTTCACCTTCACATGAACCTCCGTCTTCTCCTCCTCAACCCCAACCTCACTCTTCCCCTCCACAGACTGCGATCCAGTCATCCTCgccaacaaaacaaaagacatCCCTCCCACAACATTGTTCACACACCTCAACACAAACACACTCGTCTTAAACACCACAGGCGGCATCGCCTTCGCGAGCAAGAACTCAACTCCATTCAACGTCTGGTACCTCACGTTAGCACTCACCCCCATATGAGTCGCCCAAGTCAGCGAGTTCAGCACCGTCGGCGGCGGCTTATTCGGCGTCTCGAACCCCGGAtccatcttcttcctcagcATAATCAACCCATTGGAAATAGCCGTTCCGACAAGACCCGCAGCTAATCCAACAGTCGCAAAGACCATTCCTTTATACACAAGGGTACCAAAGCGGTTCATGACCGTGAACCCGCCCTGTTCGAACATATGTCCCGAGGGGCAGTTTCTGAAGATTCCGGGTAAGCTCTGGGAGACCCCGGCGGTGGCTGATGTGGGAGCTAAGAGGTACATGAGCATGAAGTTGAGAATCGAACCCACGACGAGGGTTGAGAAGACGAAGTCGAGCTCGTTTAGTCCGAAGTTGGGGCGCGACGCCATGTCGCCGAGGACGCATGCGGTGACTCCGACGAGCTCTTCCATGAGGACTTTGAAAGGGAATTGAGGGTCTGCTGCGACTCGTGATCTCCATCCTTCGATGAACATCCCTATTGGTCCCCATGAGGAGGAAGACgatccttcttcttctgctcctccgccgccgccgccgcctccACCACCTGAGGGTGGATTACCGAAgttaccaccaccaccaccaccgccaccgCCGCCTCCGGCGCATGGGATCGGGAGGTTTGGAGAGGAGAAGTTGGTTTGGAGTGAGCAGACTGATCCGCTTCGTGGAAACGAGACGGCGATTCTTGGATCGCGGGAGAGGTTGATCGCTCGCGGCGGAGGTAGATTCGGATTCGATTTCGCTGACAGATGAAGACGCGCGATAGCAGCCATCTTCTCTCAAGGGAGGATCTTGAGATAATCTAATCGAAAATGGGTTTGTTCTATGATTGAATTTCGCACGGCGGGTACTGTGTTTCGGGAACCTCACCTACATTTTAACAAAACCCTACTTGTTGTTGTATGTAATAAAACTCAATCGGCTCATTTCCCACGTGCGAGTACTAAAAGCAGCTCCCCACGTGTCATAAGACTCAACTACTTCACCTACATACAAAACCATGTTGAGCTGATTTTTCTTTTATGGAATACACTTGTTTTGGACAAAAGAATTACATTTTGTGTTAGGCACGCGGGTTCGGTCTCTTCGGTTAGTTCAAAATTCGGTTAGTTCCGGTCGATCGACCAAAGTGAACCGAAAAAAGTTTGGTTTGAttcagttcggttcggtttttagTTAGTTCGGTTTCAAAAACTTGACCAAAGTCTTCGATTTTGTGTTTAGTCCCGTTAAATTTtcggtttaaattaaataacatttcaaaaaatcatttaattttgGTTAAGATTGGTAAtgtttggagttttttttttttaaactgaaaaaaacaattactGAACCATACCCACAActgaaatactattttttttgttaccgaactgaaccaaactttcaaaccgaacaaacctaattttcggtttggttcggcaATTTAGAAGATGAcatattgtttcaaaaaaaaaaaaaaaaatcataattggtGTATTGGGTTTTAAAAAGCCCAGAAGCCCATTTGTTTTGTCAATTGAGTCTGTTCTCAAACTCTCAAACCATTTAGTTGGTGAAGTTTGGATCTTTGATATAGAGAGGAGtaaagagaagaggaagaagacgaagatgtCATTGGTGTGGCTAGAAGCGGCTCTGCCTCTGGGAATCATCGGAGGGATGCTCTGCATCATGGGCAATTCTCAGTACTACATCCACAAAGCTTACCATGGCCGTGTATGCCTTTTCCCCTTCATTAGATCTCTCATAGGCTTTCACGATTTGATCCAAAAGTATACAAATTTGATTAATTCAGTCAATATCTTGATTGATGATTTCGAATTTGGGATTGAGCAGCCGAAGCACATCGGGCACGATGAATGGGATGTTGCTATGGAGAGACGCGACAAGAAAGTCGTCGAGAAAGCTGCTTCTCCTTCCTCATGATCCCTCAGGTCTGTGATTTTTTTTCCTTCCGTGAATCGAATTTCACATGAAAAATTCAGAACACTGGTTTTGTTGTTTCACAAGCGATTAGTGTGTCTGGTTTTATAGGCTGTCGAAAATGAAGATGCTTTAAAGCGCGTAAAGATATAGACTTTCGTGGAGATAGCTACTGTTTAAGTCATTATCGGCTATTGCTTAGCTCTTTGTCAGTTTAAAGCTTCAAGGAACTGGTTTTGTTGCTTGTCTGTGTGGAAAAGTCAAGTCCTTTTAAGGGGAAATGAATGTTATGCTTAGTTTTGTGTGCTTGATAGATTATATCCTAGGCGCTTCTGCTTATCTCTTTGCCTCTTGAGTTTTGTGTGTCTGAGATTGGTTGATTGATGACTTTGCTGTTCTTAGCTTCTCATATAAAGCTGTAAGGGCAGATATTTGCTTTTGTTATCGGTGTAAATCTGAGTGACGTGTTAATGTGATGTAGGGGGCTTAAGGCGGTCACAAATAAAGGATACTccagaagagaagaagaagaagaagaagaagaagaagaagaagaagaagccggaGAATCTAATTTTGTTATTCCCGTTTTGATTATGTTTTCAAGATTGAGACCTTGATGACATTTGGTTGATAACTTGTTTCGATTTGCTTGTAATGCATGTTGTTAAGCTGCATTACATTTGGTTTACAACTACACTAACGTATTATGAATAATCTCGAAAAATGGCTCACCTGCTGGTGGTTAGATAAGAATAGCGGGGAGATTGTGAAGATACTTGAGAGTCCAATGAAGCTTGTGATGATGAATCACATGGTTTTATGAAAGCCTGTCTTTGCTACAACAGAAACACTTGAATCTCAAGGACACACTATTACCTTTTGAAGAATGCTAAAACTCAAagttgaatataaaacaaatatatattatccaCATTATAAGCAGCTCCAAATTTGGGGAAAGTATATCCAAAAAATCATACAAAGCCGTTTTTTCTTTACTCATCCTCCTAAAGCTACACAAGCACTAGCATTGCATCGAGTATTAATATCACTCAGTAAGGAGGAGGAAGCAAAGCAAAAATCAGTTAATCCTCTGTGACAAATCTAGCGTGTTCCATCCCAGGAGGTGATAAAGGAGGAACCGCTGATTCAGTTCCTAGAAGGTGTCTTGCAGAGATGCCCTGAGACTCCTTGTCCTTTAAAGGAAGGGACTCAGATTCTGTAGTTTTCGAAGAGTTGCCTTTGTGCATTGATGCTAAGAACTGTTTCTTTGAAAGATTCGATGAAGCTGATGACACAACCGAGCTGAAAACACCAGACTCCTTCAATGCTTGTATAACCACCTGCATTTTGAGACCGAAATTATATAacctttttttgaaatttctgtAATGAGTTGATGAGTAGTTTCTTACCATTGGTGAATAAATGCGAGTCAGTATACCCTTCCTAAGGAGTTTCATCTTCACTTCTTTGTCTCCCCACACAACATGTTCACGGTACCTAAACAGGATATGTTACTCTTGTATCAAGAAACTTCTCAATCACACAAGTGCACAAGAAAGAATGCAATTAAGCGGCTAAGACTCTTACCAGCTTATCATTTCATCTTCAGTTGCTGTTGACGCAATTATAAATGCCTAGAATGTTCATCATGAAATAGTAAGTGGAACTGAACCACAGATATTTAAAGAAATGACTTTGAGGAATTCAAGAGAAAAGATGCTTACAGATCTATCAAAATCCAACATAAAGCATCTTTTCACGTCTTCTTTTGTCGGCTTGCAACCACATCGGTCACGCCTGGATGTTAAGTCGGAGAATTTGGCATATGTGTAGTGTAAGACAGCTGCCTCCTCCAGTTTGATCTCACTGCCAAGAATAAACAGATTCATATTTACAAAAGTCTTACCATGTTCCTCAGCTAATAGTATCTACTTATGCTTGAGTATTATGATCAACATACTTGGGAgttttcatgtaattatgccATCTGTGTGCTCCATTTGGTCGGAGGTGATCTTGAACCCGAGCAACTGATTTGCCATTACCATAAGTCAAGAAGTAGTTTGGATTATTCCGTGTTGCTTCTTTGTACATTCCAAAATATGTATCCTTTGGAAGATGGTCATAGTTCTTTTTAAACATTGACACCTGCTTGCACCAAACAGCTCTTCAATTTAGTTAACTTCCTTaggtgaaaaaaaaagagaaacaagcTGAGTTATACCTCTGTGAAAGGATCCTTGATATCATCTCTTTCTACGCTGCTTTCCTAAACAGCAAAACCCAAAACAGTCATTCAAATAAGAAACTCTTAACACTCACCAAAGTAAGCAAGAAATGTTTTGACTCACATAATTTGGAAATATAACCATATCCACATTTGGAGGAACATCGAGGAGCAACCGTCTCAATGAGTACTCACGAGCACCTGCTGGGTATATCAGCTCATCTGTGTCTAGGTGAAGGATCCAATCCATACCCGCATCCTGATATTTTAGCAAGTTTAGAACAACAAAAAGAGTGTCTAAATATAACATGAGGCTCAACCACAAAGAAAATGCTTACCCTTGCCATGACAAtagccatttccatgttgagagaTTGTTTGACAAATAACTCGTAATTGCAGGGCTTGTAAAAGAACGAAGAAAGCCACGTCTCATTCCAAATCCGGCTGatacaacaaaaacaaatttggtCAGTAGTAGAAGATACAACAACAATGCTACAATCCCTAgaacagagaaagagaaaacATGTACGTAATGCAGCTAAATAATATGTAGCAGATACTTGACTGACCTCTTTGCCTGCTTCTCCTCCAGCTCTTTCGTCCTGTATATCACCTTAACCCCCTGGAAGAGACATCAGACTACGTTTATGGAGAATAATTTTCCTCAACACACAATTGATACCTCTACAGGACTAAGCAGCTAGATTCATACATGATACAGATAAAGCTAGGAGATGAGTTAAACTCACAGGAATAGACTCGAGAACTTTAGATATACTGGGAGTAGCAGCTTTCCCTTCAACGAAGAGAAAAAACGTGGAGACGCCAAGAACCTTATGGTAGAACATCCACGGCAGAATCTGATCCAATCCTGCTGATGTGCTAGTCGTGATACATATCTGTAATGCCCAAATCATAAAGGTAAGAACTTTACAAACCCAAAGACAAGATCCGATTCAAATCAACAATCTCTTCGATTACAACAAGACAAGAACCCATTCTCGAAACACTCAAAAGCAGAGGACTTTAACAATTACCTTAGGCTTTAAACAATGCCCGAATCATAAAGGTAAGAACTTTACAAAACCCAAACACAGATCCGATTCAAATCAACAATCTCTTCGATTACAACAAGACAAGAACCCATTCTCGAAACACTCGAAAGCAGAGGACTTTAAACGATTTATTACCTTAGGCTTTAAGTTAGAATCAACACCGAACTTCCAATCACCGTAATAAGGAAAGGAAGGTGAAGAGCTTCGAGCTAGATTCGAGCAGTCGGATGAAGAGGACTGGTGAGCTTTCGGGGAGACGGACGAGACAGTCTCCATACCCGGAAACACCTCGTGGTTGAGATCGGAGTTACCGCCAGGGACTGAGGTCGAGGAGATGACGGAAGCGGAGGCGGGATCGGCGAGACCACCGCCTCGCCATTGGAGGATGAAGGCGAGGCAGGCGAGGGAGACTGGGAGCAGAGTCAATAGAAGGAGAAGCCTAGAGACGAAAGAGTTGCtcgaggaggaggaagatgatgatgaagaagaagaagagattagTGGAGCTCTGTGCATCGATTTCATGGCGAATTTGAAATCTGATTCTGAGATCtaatctgtaaaaaaaaatattgaaggtTTCTTAAATCTCAAATCATCATCTCTGTTCTTGAGAGATTTTCTTCTATTAAGTTTCTTATTACTTTCCTATGTTGTCCACGTAAGCTAAGAAcaccaaactaaaaaaaacatttcgtTGCTTCTACGCTTTTGTAATAAAAGCATCGGTTTCATGACCATTGTATTAAAAGCCCAATAGGTAT contains these protein-coding regions:
- the LOC106427966 gene encoding protein RETICULATA-RELATED 3, chloroplastic-like translates to MAAIARLHLSAKSNPNLPPPRAINLSRDPRIAVSFPRSGSVCSLQTNFSSPNLPIPCAGGGGGGGGGGGNFGNPPSGGGGGGGGGGAEEEGSSSSSWGPIGMFIEGWRSRVAADPQFPFKVLMEELVGVTACVLGDMASRPNFGLNELDFVFSTLVVGSILNFMLMYLLAPTSATAGVSQSLPGIFRNCPSGHMFEQGGFTVMNRFGTLVYKGMVFATVGLAAGLVGTAISNGLIMLRKKMDPGFETPNKPPPTVLNSLTWATHMGVSANVRYQTLNGVEFLLAKAMPPVVFKTSVFVLRCVNNVVGGMSFVLLARMTGSQSVEGKSEVGVEEEKTEVHVKVKDV
- the LOC125580420 gene encoding NADH dehydrogenase [ubiquinone] 1 alpha subcomplex subunit 1-like; translation: MSLVWLEAALPLGIIGGMLCIMGNSQYYIHKAYHGRPKHIGHDEWDVAMERRDKKVVEKAASPSS
- the LOC106427972 gene encoding glycosyltransferase-like KOBITO 1, whose product is MKSMHRAPLISSSSSSSSSSSSSNSFVSRLLLLLTLLPVSLACLAFILQWRGGGLADPASASVISSTSVPGGNSDLNHEVFPGMETVSSVSPKAHQSSSSDCSNLARSSSPSFPYYGDWKFGVDSNLKPKICITTSTSAGLDQILPWMFYHKVLGVSTFFLFVEGKAATPSISKVLESIPGVKVIYRTKELEEKQAKSRIWNETWLSSFFYKPCNYELFVKQSLNMEMAIVMARDAGMDWILHLDTDELIYPAGAREYSLRRLLLDVPPNVDMVIFPNYESSVERDDIKDPFTEVSMFKKNYDHLPKDTYFGMYKEATRNNPNYFLTYGNGKSVARVQDHLRPNGAHRWHNYMKTPNEIKLEEAAVLHYTYAKFSDLTSRRDRCGCKPTKEDVKRCFMLDFDRSAFIIASTATEDEMISWYREHVVWGDKEVKMKLLRKGILTRIYSPMVVIQALKESGVFSSVVSSASSNLSKKQFLASMHKGNSSKTTESESLPLKDKESQGISARHLLGTESAVPPLSPPGMEHARFVTED